From the Ralstonia wenshanensis genome, the window TCAACTTGCTGGTCGGTCGCGAATTGCAGAAGGAATACGGCCAGGAGCCGCAGTGCATCTTGACGATGCCGTTGCTGGTAGGCCTGGACGGCGTCGAGAAGATGTCCAAGTCCAAGGGCAACTACGTCGGTATCAGCGAGGCGCCGAACGAGATGTTCGGCAAGCTGATGAGCATTTCCGACGACCTGATGTGGACGTACTACACGCTGCTGTCGTTCCGCCCGCTGGCCGAGATCGACATGATGAAGGCGGAGATCGCGCTGGGCCGCAACCCGCGCGATTGCAAGGTGCTGCTGGCCCAGGAGATCGTTGCCCGCTTCCATAGCCAGGCCGATGCCGAGCGCGCGCTGGAAGACTTCAACCACCGCGCACGCGGCGGCGTGCCGGACGATATTCCGCAGATCGAGCTGGCAGGCGCGCCGCTGGGCATTGCGCAACTGCTCAAGCAGGCTGGCCTCTGCCCGTCCACGTCGGATGCTAACCGCAATATCGAGCAGGGCGGCGTGAAGATCGACGGCGCCGTCGTCAGCGACAAGGGCCTGAAGGTGGAAGCAGGCACCTTCGTGATGCAGGTCGGCAAGCGTCGCTTTGCGCGCGTGGTGCTGAAGTGATTGGGCTGATTCAGCGGGTGTCTGAAGCGGCGGTCCGTGTGGATGGCCGCGTTGTCGGCGAGATCGGCCCGGGGTTGCTCGCGCTGGTCTGCGCCGAGCGCGGTGACACGACTGCCGAGGCCGACCGCCTGCTAGAGAAACTGCTGAACTACCGTGTGTTCTCCGACGCGCAGGGCAAGATGAACCTGCCCGTGCGCAACATCGACGGCAACGGGCAGGCAGGCGGCTTGCTGGTGGTTTCGCAGTTCACGCTGGCAGCCGATACCAAGTCCGGCACGCGTCCGAGCTTTACGCCAGCTGCCGCGCCCGAAGATGGCCGTCGCCTGTACGAACACTTCGTGGCGCGCGCGCGTGCCCAGCATCCCATCGTGGCGACCGGCGAGTTTGGGGCCGACATGAAGGTGTCGCTCGTCAACGATGGTCCGGTCACGTTCTGGCTGCAGATCGCACCGCAAGCCGCTGCATCTGTTGCCAAGACTGCCACGCCGGAAGCGGCTAAATCCGTCTGATTCGTTCAGGAACCCTGAGATGCCACGCGCCGCCGCCATCCCCCTGCCGATGCCCCAGATCACCCACATCGTGCTCATCCGCCACGGCGAGACCGACTGGAACCGTGAGCGCCGCCTGCAAGGCCAGCTCGACGTGCCGCTGAACACGCAAGGGTTGGAGCAGGCTGCGCAGTTGGGCAAGGCGTTGGCGCGCGAGCGGTTCGATGCGGTCTACGCGAGCGATCTGTCGCGGGCCAAGCAGACGGCGCAGGCCCTGGCAGATGAAGTGGGTGTGACCGTGCGCGACGACGCCGGTTTGCGCGAGCGCTGCTACGGCCAGTTCGAAGGTCTGACCTACGCTGAAGTCGCCACGCAGCATCCAGCCGACTTTGATGCCTGGCAAAACCGCGTGCCCGAGTTCGCCCCGCCTGGCGGCGAGACGCTGACTGAATTCCACGAACGTGCGGTCGAGACAGCGCTTCGCTTGATCCGTCGTCACCCCGGAGAGCGCATCGCGCTGGTTAGCCACGGCGGCGTGCTCGATTGCCTGTACCGCCACGCGAACGCCATGACGCTCACCGAGCCGCGCCAGCATGAGCTGCGCAACGCGAGCATCAACCGGCTCTCATCCGATGGTCATCAACTGACCGTACTGCATTGGGGGGATGTCGCGCACCTGGATTTGCTGGTGCTCGACGAGGTGGACCGCCGCGTTCCTTAAACCTTCAGCCGGAACGGCGTGAAGTCGGTGTCGCGGTCGTAGTAGTCTTCGTGCTCGACGCGTTTGAGGAAGGCGACGACCCGGTACGTGAGGGGCGTCGCCACGACCTCCCAGCCGGTCTTGAGGATGTATTGCGCGATGGCCACGCGAAGCACCTGCTGGTGGGGCCAGATTCCGTAGAAGGCGATCACGTAGAACAGCGAAGAATCCACTGCCTCGCCCACCACCGTGGACCCAATGAGCCGGGTCCACAGCCATTTTCCCTCGGTAGCGATCTTCATCTTCGCCAGCGTATAGCTGTTGGCAAAGCTGCCGCACCAGAACGCGATGAGCGACCCGGCGACGATGCGGGGCGTGTTGCCGAACACGTCGTTCAGGCTCTTCTGGTAGTCCGCCATGAAGGGCGCTACCGGTAGCGCCAGCACGACCAGCGACATGAACGACGCGAAGATCAGTGCGCCAAAGCCTGCCCACACCACGCGCCGGTCACGCCCGTAGCCGTACACCTCGGTAAGGATGTCGCCAAAGATGTACGAGATCGGGAAGAACAGCACGCCGGCGCCAAACGTCACCGGCCCGACGATCGGCAGTGTGACCTGCGCCGCCTTGGCCGCGCCGATCAGGTTCGAGCACAGCAGCACCGTGACAAAGGCTGCCATGACGAAGTCGTAGTAGCGGAACGTGCGGTTTGGGTGGTGCGGGGCGGCGGACATGTCGGGGGCGGGCGGAGGTTTATTCGTTGTCGTCCCAGAGTTCACGAACTGGGCCGCTCTTGGGGGCGCCCAGCCCGAAATGCTGGTACGCCGATGCGGTGGCCACGCGCCCGCGCGGCGTGCGTTGCAGGTAGCCCTGCTGGATCAGGTAGGGCTCAAGCACGTCCTCGATCGTGTCGCGCTCCTCGCCGATGGCGGCCGCCAGGTTGTCGATGCCGACCGGGCCACCGTTGAACTTGTGCAGAATGGCTTCGAGCAGCTTGCGGTCCATCAGGTCGAAGCCAACCGCGTCCACGTCAAGCATGGCGAGGGCCGCATCGGCCACTTCGCGGGTGATGATGCCGTCGGCCTTGACCTCGGCATAGTCCCGCACGCGGCGCAGCAGGCGGTTGGCGATACGCGGCGTCCCGCGCGAGCGCTTGGCAATTTCCAGCGCGCCTTCGTCGACGATATGAGCGTTCAGCAGGCCCGATGAACGCGTAACGATCTTCGCCAGTTCGGCAGGCGTATAAAACTCAAGCCGCGCGACGATGCCGAAGCGGTCGCGCAGCGGGTTGGTCAGCATGCCGGCGCGCGTGGTGGCGCCCACGAGCGTGAACGGCTGCAGATCCAGCTTGACCGAGCGGGCCGCCGGGCCCTCGCCGATCATGATGTCGATCTGGTAGTCCTCGAGCGCCGGGTACAGGATTTCCTCTACCACGGGCGAGAGCCGATGTATTTCGTCGATGAAGAGGACGTCGTTGGCTTCGAGGTTCGTGAGCAGTGCGGCCAGGTCGCCTGGGCGCTCCAGCACGGGGCCGGAGGTCTGGCGCAGGTTGACGCCCATCTCGCGCGCAATGATGTGCGCCAGCGTCGTCTTGCCCAAGCCCGGCGGCCCGAACAACAGCACGTGGTCCAGCGCTTCGCTGCGGTTCTTGGCCGCGGTCATGAAGATGTCGAGCTGGCCGCGCACCTTTTCCTGGCCGACGTATTCGTCGAGCAGCTTGGGGCGCAGCGCGCGCTCGAACGCCTCCTCGTTGGGGGAGGCGGGGGAGGCTGAGATGATGCGCTCAGCAGAAACAGCCTTGGCGGCGAGCTTATCGGTTTCGATCATGACGGGCAGACGGCGCCGGGGCGGCGCGAGCAGGCCATTCTACCGTTTCGCCGCGCCTCGGGCGTCAGCCCTTGGAGAGCGCCTTGAGCGCCAACTTGATGCCTTCGGAGACGCCCGTGCCGGCCGGCACCTGCTTGATGGCGAGCGCCGCTTCCTTGTCGGAATACCCCAGCGCCAGCAAGGCGTTGAGCACGTCAACCGCGTCGTCCGAGACGGCGGGGCCCCCGGGCACGGCACCCAGGTCGGCGCCCAGCTTGCCCTTGAGTTCGAGCAGCAGGCGCTCGGCCGTTTTCTTGCCAATGCCCGGGATGCGCGTCAGCCGCCCGGCTTCCTGCAGCGTGACGGCCTGCGCGAGTTCGGCTACCGACATACCCGACAGCACCGCCAGCGCAATGCGCGCGCCGATGCCGGAAATTTTGATGAGCTGGCGGAAGGTTTCACGCTCGGCCGCCGTGCCGAATCCGTAGAGCAGGTGCGCGTCCTCTCGCACGATCTGCTGCGTGAGCAGGACGACCTTCTCGCCGGTGGCGGGCAGGTTGTAGAACGTGCTCATCGGCACGTCGATCTCGTAGCCGACGCCGTGGCAATCGACCAGCAGGTGCGGCGGGTTCTTTTCGATCAGCGTCCCGGCGATGCGTCCGATCATGGGTGGGGTTCCTCGTCCAAAACGGGACGCAGTGTAGCCCAAACCTTCTGCGAGACCCGATCCGGGGTCGGCCGCTCGCTACGGATTGATGCGCGAAAACTAACGCTGGAAGGTCGACACGGCTTGCCGCCCGACAGCCGGGTCATCGGTGAAGAAGCCGTCGACGCCCGCACGTAGGAACGCCTGGATCTCCGTAATCGAGCCGTTGACGTTGCGCGTGTTGTCCGCGCCGCTGCGCAGCGACGGCGGCAAGAAGGT encodes:
- the dtd gene encoding D-aminoacyl-tRNA deacylase; this encodes MIGLIQRVSEAAVRVDGRVVGEIGPGLLALVCAERGDTTAEADRLLEKLLNYRVFSDAQGKMNLPVRNIDGNGQAGGLLVVSQFTLAADTKSGTRPSFTPAAAPEDGRRLYEHFVARARAQHPIVATGEFGADMKVSLVNDGPVTFWLQIAPQAAASVAKTATPEAAKSV
- a CDS encoding histidine phosphatase family protein, with protein sequence MPRAAAIPLPMPQITHIVLIRHGETDWNRERRLQGQLDVPLNTQGLEQAAQLGKALARERFDAVYASDLSRAKQTAQALADEVGVTVRDDAGLRERCYGQFEGLTYAEVATQHPADFDAWQNRVPEFAPPGGETLTEFHERAVETALRLIRRHPGERIALVSHGGVLDCLYRHANAMTLTEPRQHELRNASINRLSSDGHQLTVLHWGDVAHLDLLVLDEVDRRVP
- the ruvA gene encoding Holliday junction branch migration protein RuvA; translated protein: MIGRIAGTLIEKNPPHLLVDCHGVGYEIDVPMSTFYNLPATGEKVVLLTQQIVREDAHLLYGFGTAAERETFRQLIKISGIGARIALAVLSGMSVAELAQAVTLQEAGRLTRIPGIGKKTAERLLLELKGKLGADLGAVPGGPAVSDDAVDVLNALLALGYSDKEAALAIKQVPAGTGVSEGIKLALKALSKG
- the ruvB gene encoding Holliday junction branch migration DNA helicase RuvB, with the translated sequence MIETDKLAAKAVSAERIISASPASPNEEAFERALRPKLLDEYVGQEKVRGQLDIFMTAAKNRSEALDHVLLFGPPGLGKTTLAHIIAREMGVNLRQTSGPVLERPGDLAALLTNLEANDVLFIDEIHRLSPVVEEILYPALEDYQIDIMIGEGPAARSVKLDLQPFTLVGATTRAGMLTNPLRDRFGIVARLEFYTPAELAKIVTRSSGLLNAHIVDEGALEIAKRSRGTPRIANRLLRRVRDYAEVKADGIITREVADAALAMLDVDAVGFDLMDRKLLEAILHKFNGGPVGIDNLAAAIGEERDTIEDVLEPYLIQQGYLQRTPRGRVATASAYQHFGLGAPKSGPVRELWDDNE
- a CDS encoding queuosine precursor transporter, encoding MSAAPHHPNRTFRYYDFVMAAFVTVLLCSNLIGAAKAAQVTLPIVGPVTFGAGVLFFPISYIFGDILTEVYGYGRDRRVVWAGFGALIFASFMSLVVLALPVAPFMADYQKSLNDVFGNTPRIVAGSLIAFWCGSFANSYTLAKMKIATEGKWLWTRLIGSTVVGEAVDSSLFYVIAFYGIWPHQQVLRVAIAQYILKTGWEVVATPLTYRVVAFLKRVEHEDYYDRDTDFTPFRLKV